Proteins co-encoded in one Marinitoga sp. 38H-ov genomic window:
- a CDS encoding carboxymuconolactone decarboxylase family protein, producing MNLKEFNEFREKMNEKILNNGTLNTKRFFNLDGAVYKDGAIPTKYKEMLGLVASMVLRCEGCIAYHIKRCLEEGVTDEEFYEVFDIALIVGGSIVIPHLREAVAFLEEAKKEIIGE from the coding sequence ATGAACTTAAAAGAATTTAATGAATTTAGAGAAAAAATGAATGAAAAAATATTGAATAATGGGACATTAAATACAAAAAGATTTTTTAATTTGGATGGTGCTGTGTATAAAGATGGAGCAATACCAACAAAGTATAAGGAAATGTTAGGTCTTGTAGCATCTATGGTTTTACGATGTGAAGGGTGTATTGCATATCATATTAAAAGATGTCTTGAAGAAGGGGTAACAGATGAAGAATTTTATGAAGTATTTGATATAGCTTTAATAGTTGGAGGATCTATAGTAATTCCACACTTAAGAGAAGCTGTAGCATTTTTAGAAGAAGCAAAAAAAGAAATTATAGGTGAATAA
- a CDS encoding L-threonylcarbamoyladenylate synthase, translating to MKTKLLKINPFDIDLNKINIAADIIKLGGLVVFPTETVYGLGANALNEKAARKIYEAKGRPSDNPLIMHFDKLEKIKDYVYITKELYEKIKVFVPGPITFVLKRKNIVPDIITANMDTVAVRIPAHPIANKLIEMSGVPIAAPSANLSGKPSPTIAEHVIEDMLGRVDTIIDGGNVDFGLESTVIDLTEETPSILRPGPITPEKLKEVFGEIKIPEFIYGKAKVDIAKAPGMKYRHYAPDKKTILVEYSRDRINIIKEKIKNYKNPLLVLFEEDKVYFNEYDIIVSGRENDYYKIAVNLFSILRNADKTNNDVIIIEGVEDKGLGISIMNRLRKASTEIWGE from the coding sequence ATGAAAACCAAATTATTGAAAATTAATCCATTTGATATAGATTTAAATAAAATAAATATAGCAGCAGATATTATTAAACTGGGAGGATTAGTTGTTTTTCCTACAGAAACTGTGTATGGATTAGGTGCAAATGCATTAAATGAAAAAGCGGCAAGAAAAATATATGAAGCTAAAGGCAGACCTTCAGATAATCCACTTATTATGCATTTTGATAAATTAGAAAAAATAAAAGATTATGTTTATATTACTAAAGAGTTATATGAAAAAATAAAAGTATTTGTTCCTGGCCCAATTACTTTTGTATTAAAAAGAAAAAATATAGTTCCAGATATAATAACTGCAAATATGGATACTGTAGCTGTTAGAATTCCAGCACATCCTATAGCAAATAAGTTAATAGAAATGTCTGGAGTACCAATTGCGGCCCCAAGTGCTAATTTATCTGGGAAACCTAGTCCAACGATAGCAGAACATGTTATTGAAGATATGTTAGGAAGAGTTGATACAATTATAGATGGTGGGAATGTAGACTTTGGTTTAGAATCTACAGTTATAGATTTGACAGAAGAAACACCTTCTATATTAAGACCTGGCCCAATAACACCAGAAAAATTAAAAGAAGTATTTGGAGAGATTAAAATTCCAGAATTTATATATGGTAAAGCTAAAGTTGATATAGCAAAAGCACCAGGTATGAAATATAGGCATTATGCTCCAGATAAGAAAACTATTTTAGTTGAATATTCAAGAGATAGAATTAATATAATTAAAGAAAAAATAAAGAATTATAAAAATCCTTTGTTAGTTTTATTTGAAGAAGATAAGGTATATTTTAATGAATATGATATAATTGTTTCAGGTAGAGAAAATGATTATTATAAGATTGCGGTGAACTTATTTTCTATTTTAAGAAATGCAGATAAGACAAATAATGATGTAATAATAATAGAAGGTGTAGAAGATAAAGGGCTAGGTATTTCTATAATGAATAGATTAAGAAAAGCTTCTACTGAAATATGGGGTGAATAA